In Denticeps clupeoides unplaced genomic scaffold, fDenClu1.1, whole genome shotgun sequence, the DNA window AGATGTTCTGGAGGAACACCAACTTTTACATCAAAAAACACCCCAATCCTCTCTACACCCAACCAGAAAACCCACCAGATGTTCAGGAGGAAAACCaacttttacataaaaaaaacccccaccCAATCCACTCTACACCCAACCACccagaaaaaaacaccagaTGTTCTGGAGGAACACCAACTTTTACATCaaaaaacacccccacccaATCCACTCTACACCCAACTACCCAATTATTGTGTAGTGCCTGGCCAATGGCGGAAGTGTGTAGGATATGTGGCTGGTATCTGCAGTCTGGAGAGATCATGGTGAAGCAGCACCCTCTTGTCACCACCTCGATGGCAGTGTTGTCATCTGCGTCATGTGtgataatgtgttttttatttctgatcTAACAGATGAATTCTATGAAATTCACCTAAAACTACATGAGTCTGACAAGTCAGGCCAAGGACCTGGGACTGATGGAAGGTCCACTCCTCCAGAAAAAACACAATAGGAGGTCAGGTCACCTGCACTCATTCTAAATTTTCATAACTAAATCATAATATCCTCATTAtcacaatttatatattttgtcattgtaaCTGTCAGAACGTAACCTGGAGAAAATATGAATAATCAAAAAGCCCTTTCTGATTTAAGATAGAAGGGGATTTTGTGAATTTTCCATGTATAGTTCAATGTTTAGTTCAATATAATGGTAATACTTTGTACACATATTATTAAAGTATTGTTCTTGCTTTTTGGTCAGTtatattattctttttgtagaattacattaatattgtaaatggtggtggttgtaaTTTTTCACACCAAGGAGGAAAGATAAAGGTTTAAATAAAAGGCTTAATTACATGCAATGGAGAACACTTGGAAGACATGGAAATGCGCCCCCTGGTGGGTCAGGAGCGCCATATTGTTACAGAATTACTGTAAATAGAGTTGGATTAGGGTTGGTAGAAGGGTCTGGGTTAGGGTCTGGATAAATGAAACAGAACTGTGTTCTAGATTTAGGGATCCTAGTCAGAATTAGAATAGCCTTTTCATACATACAAGGAATTTCATACATGAatacatacaaggaatttgatccCGGTTGATGGAATGTTTATGAGGGTGATGAGAAGgggaaagaaactgttcctagttttgtgtcattttgcgGTGCCACTTGATCTGAGGACGAGAAGGAAGGTGGGACACCTGAAGGTGTCCTGGTGACCGGGCTAATGGCTCTTTAGGCTGATGTTGGTACATTCCCTGGGTTATCTGGCGAAGCTGAAAATCATGTGCAGATACTGAAACATGTTGTTCTGCCCGTTTGCATTTCTACTTTTGAGGAACAACCGTCATGTTCCTTGAAAGGCTGAGTACATGATTGACTTCATCTGTATTGACATGTCTGACTGCcatcctgtctctctctcacacacacagggggaACCTTGCGGTGAAAACCCAACACATTGTCATTTGAGAGAAAAGTTACCCATCATTTCTAAGCACTACCTTGTAAACTCACATGTAATGAAGGAAATAACATGACATTTTTCTGCCAATACTAACATGATAAAACCCTCCCTGTAGATGCTGGATCATGTGACGCTTTGAGGTCTACAGCGGACGGGATGGACAGATGTTATGGAGATGGAACCAGAGATGGGCAGCCCTTCCTGAGAAGTCAGTGGAAAAGCCCTTTATCCGACGGGGTGTCCCAACACCTTCTCCACCCACCCTGCCACTGTCTTTTCCCTTCGCTCATTCTGAGTTCATTTGCCAGGCAAAGCAGATGTCAGAGCCgcctgtgtgtctgtatgagtATGTGAGACTGTTATCAGCACACAATCACTTGTTTATTTCCTGAAGGGGAAAGAAGACAGAGAAACTCTTCTTTATAATGATGCTAAATCTGCTTTTCCAGCACTCCTCTCTTCCTTCTTCATGTAACATTCAGAAAATCATATTTACATGAAGGTCACAATTTACCAGTGACAGTATTTGATAACAGTGCAATGGACTGTGTGCTTGTGCGTATGTTTAGTTCCAGATTAACTTCTCGGGCAGTCCATGcatgacttacatttacatttacagcatttatcagacgcccttatccagagcgacttacaatcagtagttaccctgtcagtcaccctggagcaattttttagggttaagtgtcttgctcagggacacaatggtagtaagagtgattcaaacccgggtcttctggttcacaggcgagtgtgttacccactaggctactatcactcATGACTTGTGTGAAAAAGACATGTCTGGTCTTTTTTGATGGACCTCAGATGATTTCAGGGTTTTACACCAAAAAACACCCCCACCAAATCCAATATCTAGTCAATATCTAGTTTCTGTCTTACATACTGAAGGAAAACCCACTATTATCTTTGACTCAGCAAAACAGACAATTTTTGCttaaatgcaataaaagcaGAAACTGTGTGTATTCAGGTCTcgtagtgtgtatatatgctcacagaagtgtgtgtgtgtgtgtgtttatttgtctgtttgtgagtgggtgggtgtgtctttGTCTAACAAAGGCGAAACTGAGTTTTCTgaatgtgggtgtgtggtgGAGCATAAAACACAGGGCACATGACTGTGAGCAACATGCACAACTCTCTGCCAAGGTAAGAGAATCACACAATTCCTGGAGGcactttgatttatttattatgttcaCTTTTACTACTAATGATGAGAGAAGTGTAATGTAGTTCTGTAAGATTATGGACAATATTGCAttcaatatattaaaatatatatatatattaatttaaagaACTTGGATTGCTTGTCTGTTGTGTCAGGGATGTTGAGGAAAGCTTTAGGCTGGAAATAACAGAGATAATAGAAGATAAGTGTTAGACATGCTGGGTTGAGAATAACATAAGAATGATATTTAGATTGATTATAAGATGTCTGGGGTAAAATATGTTTTGTTGGGTTGcatgtaagggtggtagtagcctagtgggtaacacactcgcctatgaaccagaagacccaggttcaaatcccacttactgccattgtgtccctgagcaagatgcctaaccctgagtgtctccagggggactgtccctgtaactactgattgtaagtctgataaatgctgtaaatgtaatgttcgCAGTTGGATGTGTTGGGTTGCATGTAGTATGTGTAGTTGGATGTGTTGGGTTGCGTGTAGTGTGTGCGGTTGAATGGGTTGAATTGCGTGTACTGTGTGCGGTTGGATGTGTTGAGTTGCATGTAGTGtgtgaatttgaatttgtacaGTGCATTTAGTACATGCACTGTTatggtggtagtggtagtagcctagtgggtaagacactcgcctgtgacccaggagacccaagttcaaatcccacttactaccattgtgtccctgtccacttaaccttaagttgcgtGTAGTGTGTGCAGTTGGATGTCTTGGATTGagggtagtgtgtgtggttggatGTGTTGGATTTATggtagtgattgtaagtcgctctggataagggcgtctgataaatgctgtaaaatgtaaatgttatgtgttGGGTTACGTGTAGTGTGTGCGGTTGAATGTGTTGGGTTGCGTGTACTGTGTGCAGTTAGATGTGTTGGgttgcatgcagtgtgtgtggttggaTGTGTTGGGTTGTGTGTAGTGCGTGCAGTTGGATGTCTTGGATTGAGGGTAGTGAGTGTGGTTGGATGTGTTGGGTTGCATGTGGTGTGTGCGGTTGGATGTGTTGGATTTagggtagtgtgtgtggttggatGTGTTGGGTTGCATGTAGTGCGTGCAGTTGGATGTCTTGGATTGagggtagtgtgtgtggttggatGTGTTGGATTTATggtagtgattgtaagtcgctctggataagggcgtctgataaatgctgtaaatgtaaaatgtaaatgttatgtgttGGGTTACGTGTAGTGTGTGCGGTTGAATGTGTTGGGTTGCGTGTACTGTGTGCAGTTAGATGTGTTGGgttgcatgcagtgtgtgtggttggaTGTGTTGGGTTGTGTGTAGTGCGTGCAGTTGGATGTCTTGGATTGAGGGTAGTGAGTGTGGTTGGATGTGTTGGGTTGCATGTGGTGTGTGCGGTTGGATGTGTTGGATTTagggtagtgtgtgtggttggatGTGTTGGGTTGCATGTAGTGCGTGCAGTTGGATGTCTTGGATTGagggtagtgtgtgtggttggatGTGTTGGATTTATggtagtgattgtaagtcgctctggataagggcgtctgataaatgctgtaaatgtaaaatgtaaatgttatgtgttGGGTTACGTGTAGTGTGTGCGGTTGAATGTGTTGGGTTGCGTGTACTGTGTGCAGTTAGATGTGTTGGgttgcatgcagtgtgtgtggttggaTGTGTTGGGTTGTGTGTAGTGCGTGCAGTTGGATGTCTTGGATTGagggtagtgtgtgtggttggatGTGTTGGATTTagggtagtgtgtgtggttggatGTGTTGGGTTGCATGTGGTGTGTGCGGTTGGATGTGTTGGATTTagggtagtgtgtgtggttggatGTGTTGGGTTGCATGTAGTGTGCGGTTGGATGTATTGGGTTGCATGTAGTGTGTGCGGTTGGATGTGTTGGGTTGCATGTAGTGTGTGCGGTTGGATGTGTTGGGTTGCATGTAGTGTGCGGTTGGATGTATTGGGTTGCATGTAGTGTGTGCGGTTGGATGTGTTGGGTTGTGTATTAAGAAAGACACGTTGTCCCTACAGATGGTTGCTACTGTTTGGTTTTCTTCCCTGCTGTTGCTGCTCCTCAGTCCAGTTTCACCTCTGACCTCCTTCCCGGATACATGTAAGAGAACTGGCCCCTCCTTTTTATCTGACCAACCAGAAGCCAGCCGAGACGTCATGTGTGTTTTCTCTGCAGTAGTGGAGGCTGGGATCGGGGGAAATGTGACGCTGACCTGCGACACTGACAGAACCCTGAAAGGTCCGCTGCTCTGGAAACACAGTCGTGATGGGGACACCTGGCCAGTGGAGATGACCGACTTTCAAGTTCTGAACGAGAAgcagctggtgctgctggacCTGGAGGAGGCAATGAGTGGAGAGTACAGCTGCTGGGATGGGAACACACTCCTCtatcacacacacctgctgctgAATCAGACATGGaatggtcagtgtgtgtgtgtgtgtgtttgtgtgttctaaAGGGAGATTTATCTAGAACAGCTGCCTTTACTCTTTAGATGCTGAGCTCCACTGTTGGGCTGAAAATTACGGATGCATGTTCTACTGCagctggagtggagtggagtacACAGCTATCCGACTACGCAATGAACggtaaacagaaacacacacatcacatcacatttcaatatttcacatttcagtACAACACAATATGTACAGTTTAGATTAAATGATTTACAATCATTGTACATTAAGAATTGATCTTGGTTGTGCAGTACATGAGCTGCAGACATGAAGATGTTGGATTTGATGCTCTTTAAAATCTGTACTGAAATGGGCCAAGCACTGAGCCTTGTGTCACACCAAAAACAACTTTTCCTTCTGTCATCACAGGGATGGTGGTGAATGGGTGTGGCCTTCAGACAAGGGTGTGTTTAGTGTGAGTCACTCCACAAATCAGTATGCAGAAGAGGTCTGGCCTCTTAGGGTGACCTTGGAAGCCATAAACTCTGAGCGAATTTTGAGGATCAGTAAGAAATTCTACCTTCGTGAAAtcagtgagtgtgtttgtattcATGAGGGTTGTATGAactgtacttgtgtgtgtacTGAGATTTTTGATCTGTGTGTTTAGTTCAGCCTCCTCATCCTGCAAAGGTGAACAGTAAATCTGTGGGGGAGACGCTGCTGGTGATGGTAGAACCTCCTGCAGCATGGGCCACACCAACCAGCTACTACCCTTTAGAGCACGAGATCGAGTACCAGAGAAAAGATGACGGCCAGGTGAGAGCAGATGAAACAAAAGCTGATGAAGATGAATGTACATGGTGGTAGTGGCTAGTTAACACAATcgtctctgaaccagaagaccactaagtcccaggttcaaaagCCACTTATgcttacattgtgtccctgatcgtCTGGTAAATGTTTCTTCTGCCCTTGTTAGGTGAAGAAGGAGCTCTGCTGCAAGGATCAGGACACAGTGAGTATCTTTCACAGCGAACGTGATGAATGGTGCGGATGGACAGTAGAACTCCACTGCTGCTTGGCCCCCAGGTGCGGTGCTGGAAGCGGGCGGTGTGTCACGTGGCGGGGAGGGTCAGCAGGTTCCGGGTCCGGTCCCGAGACCCGTTGGTCTTGTCTCAGTGGAGCCAGTGGAGCCAGTGGAAAAATGTAACAAACTGAGCGGCAGTCCTCTGTCTTCTCACCTGCTGACTGTCTCTGATCTTCTCATCTTCTCCCTGTGGCccatcatatttatttatgtctgtgtgtctgcaaCAGTTGTATTAAAAAGTCCACTCACACACGTTCCTTTGCTtccccttttttgtgtgtgtgtggtaacgCAACACTTGTGTCATTGAAGAATTGTGGTGGTGAAGAGGAACTCGGGGTTGTGTGAAAACACGGCAGCAACAACACGGTTTTAATTAGCAGGCCACTAATATTAATACTAAAACTACACAGCTAGCATCTTTCTGAAGCCAAACGTTCTCCAGCAGCACCCGCCGTTCATCACATCTTCATCTGATGCTACTGGCTGGCCGTGTCTCAGATACTTGTTCACTCGCATGAGGTTCATCTCACCACCTTCAGTAAATGACCGTTGGAGGTTTCTACCCTGACGATGCCACTATCCCTGCTGGAAGAAGAGTGGTGTGAAGACTGTGGTGTCCTGATGACTAACAAAAcccactgaaaacacacacacacacacacactacagacacACTGCTGagtt includes these proteins:
- the il12b2 gene encoding interleukin-12 subunit beta — translated: MVATVWFSSLLLLLLSPVSPLTSFPDTLEAGIGGNVTLTCDTDRTLKGPLLWKHSRDGDTWPVEMTDFQVLNEKQLVLLDLEEAMSGEYSCWDGNTLLYHTHLLLNQTWNDAELHCWAENYGCMFYCSWSGVEYTAIRLRNERDGGEWVWPSDKGVFSVSHSTNQYAEEVWPLRVTLEAINSERILRISKKFYLREIIQPPHPAKVNSKSVGETLLVMVEPPAAWATPTSYYPLEHEIEYQRKDDGQVKKELCCKDQDTVRCWKRAVCHVAGRVSRFRVRSRDPLVLSQWSQWSQWKNVKKRVKKNRRKGTKRRTKQ